GATCGACTTCAGCACTGCCGAACTGGGTGGTGAACCCAGCCCGCTGAGCTTCGAGTTCGTCCTCGACGGCTCCACCCAGTTCTCCAACACCTCGACGCAGAATGCGCTGACCCAGGACGGTTACACTTCAGGTACGCTGGTCGGCCTTTCGATCGAGGCCGACGGCACGGTGATGCGCAAATACTCGAACGAACGCTCGGCCTCCGCCGGGCAGATCGTGCTGGCGAGTTTCCGCAACGCCGAAGGCCTGTCGCCGATCGGCGACAATATGTGGCAGCCCACGGTGAGTGCCGGCAGCGAGCTCGTCGGCATCGCCGGTTCCGGCTCGCTCGGCGCCCTCCAGGCCGGTGCGGTGGAGACGTCCAACGTCGATCTCGCCAAGCAGCTCGTCGACATGATCGTCACCCAGCGCGCCTACCAGGCCAACTCGCAGACGATCAAGACGCAGGACGAACTCCTGCAGACTTCGATCAACCTGCGCTGACGCGCACGCGACGGGGCCGGGCGCACGCCATGGACAGAATCCTCTACACCGCGATGAGCGGCGCCAGCCAGACGATGGCGCAGCAGGAAGTGGTCAGCCACAACCTCGCCAACGTGTCGACCAGCGGTTTCCGCGCCCAGCTCCACGCCGCCCGCGCGGTGCCGGTCGAAGGCGTCGGCACGCTGCCGACGCGGGTGTCCACGGTGGCGTCGACGCCGGGCGCGGACTTCCGCGCCGGGCCGATCACCCGCACCGGGCGCGCCCTCGACATCGCCCTCGAAGGCGAAGGCTGGATCGCGGTGCAGGCCGCCGACGGCGGCGAGGCCTACACCCGCCGCGGCGACCTCCAGCTCGACGGCGCGGGCATGCTGACCAGCAACGGCCGCCCGGTGGCCGGCGAAGGCGGGCCGCTGATGGTGCCGCCGGGGGCCGACACCTTCATCGGCAGCGACGGCACGGTGAGCGTGATCGGGGTTGGCGAAAACGCCAAGGCGCTGGTCGCGGTCGGGCGCATCAAGCTCGTCGATGGCCGCGCCGCCGGCCTGCAGCGCGGCGACGACGGCCTGTTCCGCCCGCCACCGGGGGCCGAGGGCAACATCGTCCCGCTGCCCGCGAGCGAGACGATGCGGGTCACCAGCGGCGCGCTCGAAGGCAGCAACGTCTCCGCGGTCGAAACCATGGTGTCGATGATCGATCTCGCCCGCCGCTACGAGATGCAGATGAAAGTCATCGGCACCGCCGACGAAAACGCCCAACGCGCGAACAGCCTGCTGTCCCTGCAGGGCTGAGGACAGAACAGGAGCACTCACCATGATCAAATCCTTGTGGACGGCCAAGACCGGCCTCGAATCGCAGCAGGTCAAGCTCGACGTCATCGCCAACAACCTCGCCAACGTCAGCACCAACGGCTTCAAGCGCTCGCGCGCGGTGTTCGAAGACCTGCTTTACCAGAACCTGCGCCAGCCCGGCGCCCAGAACGACGTCCAGAACCGCCTGCCTTCGGGGATGCAGGTTGGCACCGGGGTGCGCCCGGTGGCCACCGAGCGCCTGCACACCCAGGGCGGCCTGCAGCACACCGGCAGCTCGCGCGACCTGGCGATCAACGGCCAGGGCTTCTTCCAGGTCCGTCTGGTTGACGGTTCGGCCGCGTTCACCCGCGACGGCAGCTTCCAGCTCGATGAAAACGGCCAGATGGTCACGGCCAACGGCTATCCGCTCGAACCTGCGATCTTCATCCCGGAAAACGCCTTGACGGTGTCGATCGGCGAGGACGGCATCGTCTCGGTGACCCAGCCCGGCATCATCGAGGCCAACCAGGTCGGCCAGATCACCGTCTCCACCTTCGTCAATCCGAGCGGGCTGGAGAGCGTCGGCGGCAACCTGTACCGCGAAACCGCGACTTCGGGCGCGCGCAACGACACCATTCCCGGGCTGAACGGCGCCGGCCGCCTGTTCCAGGAATACGTCGAAGTCTCCAACGTCAATGTGGTCGAGGAAATGGTCAACATGATCGAGACCCAGCGTGCCTACGAGATCAACAGCCGTGCGGTGAAGACGAGCGACGAGATGCTGGCCCGCCTCGCCCAGCTGTGATGCCGCTGCCGTTGCTCCGCGCCCGGCCCCGGCGCACCGTTCTGCCGGCGCTCCTGGCCGCCCTCGCGCTCGGCGCCTGTGCCCAGCTGCCGCGCCCTTCGGTGGTCGGCGATCTCCAGCGCACCCCCGCCACGCCGGTCGTGGCGGCGCCCGCCAACGGCGCCATCTTCCAGTCCGCGCACGCCTTGCAGCCGCTGTTCGAGGATCGCCGTCCGCGCCGTCCGGGGGACATCCTCACCATCGTCCTCGACGAGGAAGTCAGCGCGAGCAAGAGCTCCAGCGCCAGCGCCAACCGCAAGGGCGGTGCCGATTTCGTCCCGACGCAGGTTCCCGACAAGCTGAAAAAACTCTCCGATTTCGGTCTCGAGCTGTCGGGCAGCAATGACTTCGAAGGCAAGGGGGGCGCGAAGGCGAACAACACCTTCGAAGGCAAGATCACGGTCTGGGTCGCCGAGGTCGAACCCAACGGCAACCTGCGCGTGCAAGGGGAAAAGCGCATCGCGATCAACCAGGGCGTCGAGTTCATCCGCTTCTCCGGCATCGTCAACCCGCGCACCATCACCGCCCAGAACACCGTGGCATCGACCCAGGTCGCCGACGCCCGCATCGAGTACACCGGTGATGGCTACATCAACGAAGCCCAGACGATGGGCTGGCTGCAGCGGTTTTTCCTGAATGTCACTCCTTTCTGAACGGCCCGGGTACCGGCTGATGCGCCGATTGTGCCGCGCCGCGGCGGTCCTGCTGTGCCTGTCCGCATCGATCGGGGCGCTGCCGGCGCAGGCCGAAACCATCCGCGAACTGGCCAGCTTCGCCGGCGTGCGCGACAACCAGCTCGTCGGCTACGGC
The window above is part of the Thauera aromatica K172 genome. Proteins encoded here:
- the flgG gene encoding flagellar basal-body rod protein FlgG → MIKSLWTAKTGLESQQVKLDVIANNLANVSTNGFKRSRAVFEDLLYQNLRQPGAQNDVQNRLPSGMQVGTGVRPVATERLHTQGGLQHTGSSRDLAINGQGFFQVRLVDGSAAFTRDGSFQLDENGQMVTANGYPLEPAIFIPENALTVSIGEDGIVSVTQPGIIEANQVGQITVSTFVNPSGLESVGGNLYRETATSGARNDTIPGLNGAGRLFQEYVEVSNVNVVEEMVNMIETQRAYEINSRAVKTSDEMLARLAQL
- a CDS encoding flagellar basal body L-ring protein FlgH, whose translation is MPLPLLRARPRRTVLPALLAALALGACAQLPRPSVVGDLQRTPATPVVAAPANGAIFQSAHALQPLFEDRRPRRPGDILTIVLDEEVSASKSSSASANRKGGADFVPTQVPDKLKKLSDFGLELSGSNDFEGKGGAKANNTFEGKITVWVAEVEPNGNLRVQGEKRIAINQGVEFIRFSGIVNPRTITAQNTVASTQVADARIEYTGDGYINEAQTMGWLQRFFLNVTPF
- a CDS encoding flagellar basal body rod protein FlgF: MDRILYTAMSGASQTMAQQEVVSHNLANVSTSGFRAQLHAARAVPVEGVGTLPTRVSTVASTPGADFRAGPITRTGRALDIALEGEGWIAVQAADGGEAYTRRGDLQLDGAGMLTSNGRPVAGEGGPLMVPPGADTFIGSDGTVSVIGVGENAKALVAVGRIKLVDGRAAGLQRGDDGLFRPPPGAEGNIVPLPASETMRVTSGALEGSNVSAVETMVSMIDLARRYEMQMKVIGTADENAQRANSLLSLQG